In the Bordetella genomosp. 10 genome, one interval contains:
- the gmd gene encoding GDP-mannose 4,6-dehydratase, which produces MPKRALITGITGQDGAYLAEFLLGKGYEVHGIKRRASMFNTARIDHLYQDPHEKQRNFFLHHGDMTDACSLIRIVQAVQPDEIYNLAAQSHVGVSFEEPEYTANADGLGTLRLLEAMRILKMEDRTRFYQASTSELYGMVREVPQRETTPFYPRSPYAVAKLYAYWICVNYREAYGMYACNGILFNHESPRRGETFVTRKITRALARIALGLEKCLYLGNLSALRDWGHARDYVEMQWLMLQQEQASDFVIATGMQYSVRDFINIAARELGILLQWEGEGLTETATVLLSPAYEHVKPGQVIVRVDPRYFRPTEVETLLGDPTKAREKLGWTPRTSFEELVREMIASDLKEAQRDALVEENGYEVYAYKE; this is translated from the coding sequence ATGCCAAAACGGGCATTGATCACTGGCATTACGGGACAGGACGGCGCCTATCTGGCGGAATTCCTGCTTGGCAAGGGTTACGAAGTGCACGGCATCAAGCGCCGCGCGTCGATGTTCAACACCGCGCGCATCGACCACCTGTACCAGGACCCGCACGAAAAGCAGCGCAACTTCTTCCTGCACCATGGCGACATGACCGACGCCTGCAGCCTGATCCGCATCGTGCAAGCCGTGCAGCCGGACGAGATCTACAACCTGGCCGCCCAGAGCCACGTCGGCGTGTCCTTCGAGGAACCGGAATACACGGCCAACGCCGACGGACTGGGCACGCTGCGCCTGCTCGAAGCCATGCGCATCCTCAAGATGGAGGACCGCACGCGCTTCTACCAGGCCTCGACGTCGGAGCTGTACGGCATGGTGCGCGAGGTCCCGCAGCGCGAGACCACGCCATTCTATCCGCGCAGCCCCTATGCCGTGGCCAAGCTGTACGCCTACTGGATCTGCGTCAACTACCGCGAAGCCTACGGCATGTATGCCTGCAACGGCATCCTCTTCAACCACGAATCGCCGCGCCGCGGCGAGACCTTCGTCACGCGCAAGATCACCCGCGCCCTGGCCCGCATCGCGCTGGGCCTGGAGAAGTGCCTGTACCTGGGCAACCTGTCCGCCCTGCGCGACTGGGGCCATGCGCGCGACTACGTCGAGATGCAATGGCTGATGCTGCAGCAGGAACAGGCCAGCGACTTCGTCATCGCCACCGGCATGCAGTACAGCGTGCGCGACTTCATCAACATCGCGGCGCGCGAGCTGGGCATCCTGCTGCAATGGGAAGGCGAAGGCCTGACGGAAACCGCCACCGTGCTGCTGAGCCCCGCCTACGAACACGTCAAGCCGGGCCAGGTCATCGTGCGCGTGGACCCGCGCTACTTCCGCCCCACCGAGGTCGAGACGCTGCTGGGCGATCCGACCAAGGCCCGCGAAAAGCTCGGCTGGACGCCGCGCACGAGCTTCGAGGAACTGGTGCGCGAGATGATCGCCAGCGACCTGAAGGAGGCCCAGCGCGACGCGCTGGTCGAGGAAAACGGCTACGAAGTGTACGCCTACAAGGAGTGA
- the fcl gene encoding GDP-L-fucose synthase gives MADLEQRIYVAGHRGMVGSAIVRELRRQGYRHVITRGRDELDLENQNQVNRFFCTQKVDVVYLAAAKVGGILANDTYPVDFLYRNLMIQNNVIHAAYASGVRRLLFLGSSCIYPKLAPQPIHEDALLTGPLEPTNEAYAIAKIAGLKLCEAYNRQYGTQYVCAMPTNLYGENDNYDLRNSHVLPALIRKFHEARETGAPSVTLWGSGTPRREFLYVDDLARACALLMQVDGARGLYNVGVGEDLTIAELAGIVAEVVGYQGELAYDRSKPDGTPRKLLDVSRIQALGWRAQVGLRRGIEMTYHHYLRQAASQPLPTA, from the coding sequence ATGGCCGATCTGGAACAACGGATATACGTGGCCGGCCATCGCGGGATGGTCGGTTCGGCCATCGTCCGCGAGCTGCGGCGGCAGGGCTATCGCCACGTGATCACGCGAGGGCGCGACGAACTGGACCTGGAAAACCAGAACCAGGTCAACCGCTTCTTCTGCACGCAGAAAGTCGACGTGGTGTACCTGGCGGCCGCCAAGGTCGGCGGCATCCTCGCCAACGACACCTATCCGGTCGACTTCCTCTACCGCAACCTCATGATCCAGAACAACGTCATCCACGCCGCCTATGCATCCGGCGTCCGGCGGCTGCTGTTCCTCGGATCGTCCTGCATCTATCCCAAGCTGGCGCCCCAGCCCATCCACGAGGACGCCTTGTTGACGGGCCCGCTGGAGCCGACCAACGAAGCCTATGCGATCGCCAAGATCGCCGGGCTCAAGCTGTGCGAAGCCTACAACCGCCAGTACGGCACGCAGTACGTCTGCGCCATGCCGACGAACCTGTACGGCGAGAACGACAACTACGATCTGCGCAACAGCCACGTGCTGCCGGCGCTGATCCGCAAGTTCCATGAAGCGCGCGAGACCGGCGCGCCCAGCGTCACCTTGTGGGGCAGCGGCACGCCGCGCCGCGAATTCCTGTACGTCGACGACCTGGCCCGCGCCTGCGCGCTGCTGATGCAGGTCGACGGCGCGCGGGGTCTCTACAACGTCGGCGTCGGGGAAGACCTGACCATCGCCGAACTGGCCGGGATCGTGGCGGAGGTGGTGGGCTATCAAGGGGAACTGGCCTACGACCGCAGCAAGCCGGACGGCACGCCGCGCAAGCTGCTCGACGTCAGCCGCATCCAGGCGCTCGGCTGGCGCGCTCAGGTCGGGCTGCGGCGAGGCATCGAGATGACCTATCACCACTACCTGCGGCAGGCGGCCAGCCAGCCGCTGCCGACGGCCTGA
- a CDS encoding lipopolysaccharide biosynthesis protein, producing the protein MRGLIKKYIGANASFWGLMEYGLGPLVALAATPVLLRQLGTVGFGQFAMIMALAGFGNVANLGAAVTGTKLVSERLHEPDGAYRGAAVAFALVAFALAGVTAIGLAGWGLVAWIWPHATFGGIAVTTLALPALLVYLSQQFDQLFTGCLKGREAFAGTAICEVSGRLTAYTVTCLVAMMTGSPTIAALTQAAGLLTTGLAKMHLFARASNRWAVRPLLDRAAMGAAFRFSRWSWLNSLSAVAFGSVDRILVGSLLGPSTLAIYTIGAQIGQIIHTASVAVFQKTMPLISRLASAPDGGVAVAREVRRLMTINISLSVLGSIVALSVSAPLLGLMLGSHGYTPGHLATFRLLIVAAALLSLNVVAHFSLLGMGNGRAVAVLNGAAGGVMVCLLFLLVGPLGEAAAGWARIGYSVTTLAGIYLALRQSHTQRYMPAAAVR; encoded by the coding sequence ATGCGTGGGCTGATCAAGAAGTACATCGGCGCCAATGCCTCGTTCTGGGGGCTGATGGAGTACGGCCTGGGACCGCTGGTGGCGCTCGCCGCGACCCCGGTGCTGCTGCGCCAGTTGGGGACCGTCGGCTTCGGCCAGTTCGCCATGATCATGGCGCTGGCCGGATTCGGCAACGTCGCCAACCTGGGCGCCGCCGTCACCGGCACCAAGCTGGTCTCCGAGCGGCTGCACGAGCCCGACGGCGCCTACCGGGGCGCGGCGGTGGCTTTCGCCCTGGTGGCCTTCGCCCTGGCGGGCGTGACCGCCATCGGCCTGGCGGGCTGGGGGCTGGTCGCCTGGATCTGGCCGCACGCCACCTTCGGCGGCATCGCCGTCACGACCCTGGCCCTGCCCGCCCTGCTGGTCTACCTGAGCCAGCAGTTCGACCAGTTGTTCACCGGTTGCCTGAAGGGCCGCGAGGCCTTCGCCGGAACCGCCATCTGCGAAGTCAGCGGACGGCTGACCGCCTACACCGTGACCTGCCTGGTGGCGATGATGACCGGCTCTCCCACCATCGCCGCCCTGACCCAGGCCGCCGGCCTGCTGACCACCGGCCTGGCCAAGATGCACCTGTTCGCCCGCGCCAGCAACCGCTGGGCAGTGCGCCCCCTGCTGGACCGCGCCGCCATGGGCGCCGCCTTCCGCTTTTCCCGCTGGTCGTGGCTGAACAGCCTGAGCGCGGTGGCCTTCGGCTCGGTCGACCGCATCCTCGTGGGCTCGCTGCTGGGGCCCTCGACGCTGGCCATCTACACCATCGGCGCGCAGATCGGCCAGATCATCCATACCGCCTCGGTCGCCGTGTTCCAGAAGACCATGCCCCTGATCAGCCGCCTGGCGTCGGCGCCGGACGGCGGCGTGGCCGTGGCGCGCGAAGTGCGGCGGCTGATGACCATCAACATCAGCCTGTCGGTGCTGGGCAGCATCGTCGCGCTGTCTGTCAGCGCCCCGCTGCTGGGATTGATGCTGGGCAGCCACGGCTATACCCCCGGCCACCTGGCTACCTTCCGGCTGCTGATCGTCGCCGCCGCCCTGCTGTCCCTGAACGTGGTGGCCCACTTCTCCCTGCTGGGCATGGGCAACGGCCGGGCGGTGGCGGTGCTCAACGGCGCCGCCGGCGGCGTCATGGTCTGTCTGCTTTTCCTGCTGGTCGGCCCCCTGGGCGAGGCCGCCGCCGGCTGGGCGCGCATCGGCTATTCGGTGACGACGCTTGCCGGCATCTACCTGGCGCTGCGGCAATCCCATACGCAACGCTACATGCCGGCAGCCGCCGTCCGCTGA
- a CDS encoding glycosyltransferase family 2 protein, whose amino-acid sequence MRKRYQKATQELRDFVSCLRPPAPLSADEIASLPKITIVTPSYNQARFLERTMLSVLNQGYPKLEYIVIDGGSTDGSVDIIRKYEAHLAYWESERDRGQSHAINKGFAKATGDYIGWQNSDDLYFPGALLKLGRAAARRRPSLVNGHLFIANADNQIFRQVYYTPMDRRKLTVVKASIPNQVALFRRDVLQRHGFLKEEMRYCMDLELWSRLLHDGPNLIVPSALGVYTAHDETKTALMHDVHVSERAQIVDHIRAESRIGPLFGLSCRAAKVAAHARQGDIDYLVEKILHKMAGRDNWHAH is encoded by the coding sequence ATGCGCAAGCGCTATCAGAAAGCCACTCAAGAGCTCCGGGACTTCGTCTCCTGCCTGCGGCCCCCCGCGCCCCTGAGCGCGGACGAGATCGCCAGCCTGCCGAAGATCACCATCGTCACGCCCTCGTACAACCAGGCGCGCTTCCTGGAACGCACCATGCTGTCCGTGCTCAACCAGGGCTATCCCAAGCTGGAGTACATCGTCATCGACGGCGGCTCCACCGACGGCAGCGTCGACATCATCCGCAAGTACGAAGCGCACCTGGCGTACTGGGAAAGCGAGCGCGACCGCGGCCAGTCCCACGCCATCAACAAGGGCTTCGCCAAGGCCACCGGCGACTACATCGGCTGGCAGAATTCCGACGACCTGTATTTCCCGGGCGCGCTGCTGAAGCTGGGCCGCGCCGCGGCGCGCCGGCGGCCGTCCCTGGTCAACGGCCATCTCTTCATCGCCAACGCCGACAACCAGATTTTCCGGCAGGTCTACTACACGCCCATGGACCGGCGCAAGCTGACGGTGGTCAAGGCCTCCATTCCCAACCAGGTCGCGCTGTTCCGCCGCGACGTGCTGCAGCGGCACGGCTTCCTGAAGGAGGAAATGCGCTACTGCATGGACCTGGAGCTGTGGAGCCGCCTGCTGCACGACGGCCCCAACCTGATCGTGCCGTCGGCGCTGGGCGTCTACACGGCGCACGACGAGACCAAGACCGCGCTGATGCACGACGTGCACGTCAGCGAACGGGCGCAGATCGTCGACCACATCCGCGCCGAGAGCCGCATCGGCCCCCTGTTCGGGCTGTCCTGCCGCGCCGCCAAGGTGGCGGCCCACGCGCGCCAGGGGGACATCGACTACCTGGTCGAGAAGATCCTGCACAAGATGGCCGGCCGCGACAACTGGCACGCCCATTAG
- a CDS encoding O-antigen ligase family protein: MFRRSPAKTTRFSTLPLLCGMLFTSLAMNNDIFFIGAGGFKLSPFDFMFVGMLLFKIFRMADPGAYTLPPPRVTLLLFINLLAVVYLFFVSGRQPGIDPSDVARDLRIVLYFVVTPYLCYKDIDSADAYRRLQWWLVVTGLAVSTIMLGQQAVGFSTAEPVRDVSLGIWVLPLSIVSLLYFREQLGWKPRTAYLMTLYMLMALVFSLNRSQYLQLGASVGIAVLLGGRVGAFRNAFRIFVPAFIAGILLFASIGYLDVLESRVLTVEALDEDSSYGARVQEYEGQMDLFRESPWFGHGAGFRSWVMGENGFELSTFAHNSWAFYLMKFGIIGSVVIMAPCLLLMLMTLCRRYYDPQLELHRRYLIATAPIYIFIDSLSGGLAYAPKTAFTGVLLTYCLSLLRNDVRAPAAASQPSTPVVVYPIRPPVSVPPMRAAWPARSDPRSIAPARPASPTLPRLPHHG; this comes from the coding sequence ATGTTCCGCCGATCCCCCGCCAAGACGACCCGCTTCTCCACCTTGCCCTTGCTGTGCGGCATGCTGTTCACGTCGCTGGCGATGAACAACGACATCTTCTTCATCGGGGCGGGGGGCTTCAAGCTCTCGCCCTTCGATTTCATGTTCGTGGGGATGCTGCTGTTCAAGATCTTCCGCATGGCGGATCCGGGCGCCTACACCCTGCCGCCGCCGCGCGTCACGCTGCTGCTGTTCATCAATCTCCTGGCGGTCGTGTATCTCTTCTTCGTCTCCGGCCGCCAGCCCGGCATCGACCCCTCGGACGTGGCCCGCGACCTGCGCATCGTGCTGTACTTCGTCGTCACGCCCTATCTTTGCTACAAGGACATCGACAGCGCCGACGCCTACCGCCGGCTGCAATGGTGGCTGGTCGTCACCGGCCTGGCCGTGTCGACCATCATGCTGGGCCAACAGGCGGTGGGCTTCAGCACGGCCGAGCCGGTGCGCGACGTCAGCCTGGGCATCTGGGTGCTGCCCCTGTCCATCGTCTCGCTGCTCTATTTCCGCGAGCAACTGGGCTGGAAGCCGCGCACCGCCTACCTGATGACGCTCTACATGCTGATGGCGCTGGTGTTCTCGCTGAACCGCAGCCAGTACCTGCAACTGGGCGCCTCGGTGGGGATCGCCGTGCTGCTGGGCGGCCGCGTGGGCGCCTTCCGCAACGCCTTCAGGATCTTCGTGCCCGCCTTCATCGCCGGCATCCTGCTGTTCGCCTCCATCGGCTACCTGGACGTGCTGGAGTCGCGCGTGCTGACGGTGGAAGCGCTGGACGAGGACTCCAGCTACGGCGCCCGCGTCCAGGAGTACGAAGGCCAGATGGACCTGTTCCGTGAATCCCCCTGGTTCGGCCACGGCGCGGGCTTCCGCAGTTGGGTGATGGGCGAGAACGGCTTCGAGCTCAGCACCTTCGCGCACAACTCCTGGGCCTTCTACCTGATGAAGTTCGGCATCATCGGCTCGGTCGTCATCATGGCGCCCTGCCTGCTCCTGATGCTGATGACGCTGTGCCGGCGCTACTACGATCCCCAGTTGGAACTGCACCGGCGCTACCTCATCGCCACCGCGCCGATCTACATCTTCATCGACTCCCTGTCCGGAGGACTGGCCTATGCCCCGAAGACGGCCTTTACCGGCGTCCTGCTGACCTACTGCCTGTCCCTGCTGCGCAACGACGTGCGCGCGCCGGCGGCCGCGTCCCAGCCGTCGACCCCGGTCGTGGTCTATCCCATCCGTCCTCCGGTATCGGTGCCCCCCATGCGGGCGGCGTGGCCGGCCCGCTCCGACCCGCGTTCCATCGCGCCGGCCCGGCCGGCTTCCCCCACCCTACCCCGGTTGCCGCATCATGGTTGA
- a CDS encoding glycosyltransferase: MVDILFVVPDLHRGGVGRCVYSMVEELPGHNVTTSLFCLREIEHEFSPSRAAITRAYSRKLSNRSMQLRAPLAWFKLLAAIRREQPAVVCSHGLLCNLMVAAARRVMPGAFRSVAFEHNSPSAHYRSTEKGQLKRMLLRLCYGAHDTVVGVSQGVVRDLVTMVPALRKKCRHVYNGVPLDNVREQARAGSSPLPDDGTLHVVSIGRLVHTKGYQTLIDAAVLLDDPSISFTVIGEGPQRDELERKIQGLTTRSRIRLAGHVDNPFPALAAADIFLSVSERESFGLSLVEALCLGVPVIATDCPSGPAEILDDGRFGELVPVGDAAAVARAIRQLAQDRARRQHLSDLGPRRAQDFSLEQHCHNVVDLFQPLMQR, translated from the coding sequence ATGGTTGATATCCTCTTCGTCGTTCCCGACCTGCATCGCGGAGGCGTCGGACGCTGTGTCTACTCGATGGTCGAGGAATTGCCCGGACACAATGTCACCACGTCGCTGTTCTGCCTGCGCGAGATCGAGCACGAGTTCTCGCCCAGCCGCGCCGCCATCACGCGCGCCTATTCCCGCAAACTGAGCAACCGGTCGATGCAGTTGCGGGCGCCCCTGGCCTGGTTCAAGCTGCTGGCGGCGATCCGGCGCGAGCAGCCCGCGGTGGTCTGCTCGCACGGCCTGCTGTGCAACCTGATGGTGGCGGCGGCGCGGCGCGTCATGCCCGGCGCCTTCCGCAGCGTCGCCTTCGAGCACAACAGCCCGTCGGCGCACTACCGCAGCACCGAGAAAGGCCAGCTCAAGCGCATGCTGCTGCGCCTGTGCTACGGCGCCCACGACACCGTGGTCGGCGTGTCCCAGGGCGTGGTGCGCGACCTGGTCACGATGGTGCCCGCGCTGCGCAAGAAGTGCCGCCACGTCTACAACGGCGTGCCGCTGGACAACGTGCGGGAACAGGCCCGCGCGGGATCCTCGCCGCTGCCCGACGACGGCACGCTGCACGTGGTGTCGATCGGCCGGCTGGTGCACACCAAGGGCTACCAGACCCTGATCGACGCCGCCGTGCTGCTGGACGATCCGTCGATCTCCTTCACGGTCATCGGCGAGGGGCCGCAACGCGACGAACTCGAACGGAAGATACAGGGGTTGACCACGCGCAGCCGCATACGCCTGGCCGGCCACGTCGACAATCCTTTCCCCGCGCTCGCGGCCGCCGACATCTTCCTGTCGGTGTCCGAGCGCGAGAGTTTCGGCCTCTCCCTGGTGGAGGCCCTGTGCCTGGGCGTGCCCGTCATCGCGACCGACTGTCCGTCAGGACCGGCCGAAATCCTGGACGACGGCCGCTTCGGCGAACTGGTGCCGGTGGGCGACGCGGCCGCGGTCGCGCGGGCGATCCGCCAGCTCGCGCAGGATCGCGCGCGGCGCCAGCACCTGTCCGACCTGGGCCCGCGCCGCGCCCAGGATTTTTCCCTGGAACAGCACTGCCACAACGTGGTGGACCTCTTCCAACCCTTGATGCAACGGTAA
- a CDS encoding glycosyltransferase family 2 protein translates to MSRIPVSVVVMTKNEERNIEKCLRALADFDEVFVIDSDSTDRTVELAQSLGAIVVPFQWNRKYPKKKQWCLENLPFSHDIVLYVDADEEMTPPLAREIAASLGRFDEGKGGAFVGFDYVFCGKPLRHGHRVYKLVLLHRHRARFLDYNDLDVAHMWEVEGHYQPEVEGGTFVMKGRMGHNDHDTLFHYFDKHNRYSDWEANLREKGLMNDPREANMGMRSLLKRIFQALPFKGPAVFLHTYVFHLGFLDGKVGLDYAVARAMYYWQIGLKSREVRAARKAANEAAQADRVSSVSQSAR, encoded by the coding sequence ATGAGCCGTATTCCCGTATCTGTCGTCGTCATGACGAAGAACGAAGAACGCAATATCGAGAAATGCCTGCGTGCCCTCGCGGATTTCGACGAGGTCTTCGTCATCGACTCGGACAGCACCGACCGCACCGTCGAGCTCGCGCAATCGCTCGGCGCCATCGTCGTCCCCTTTCAATGGAACCGGAAGTACCCGAAGAAAAAGCAATGGTGCCTGGAGAACCTGCCCTTCTCGCACGACATCGTCCTCTACGTCGACGCGGACGAGGAAATGACGCCGCCGCTGGCGCGCGAGATCGCCGCCAGCCTGGGGCGCTTCGACGAAGGCAAGGGGGGCGCCTTCGTCGGCTTCGACTACGTCTTCTGCGGCAAGCCGCTGCGCCACGGCCATCGCGTCTACAAGCTGGTGCTGCTGCATCGGCACCGCGCGCGCTTCCTGGACTACAACGATCTCGACGTGGCGCACATGTGGGAAGTCGAGGGCCACTACCAGCCCGAGGTCGAGGGCGGCACCTTCGTCATGAAGGGGCGCATGGGGCACAACGACCACGACACCCTGTTCCACTATTTCGACAAGCACAACCGCTATTCCGACTGGGAAGCCAACCTGCGCGAGAAGGGCCTGATGAACGATCCGCGCGAGGCCAACATGGGCATGCGCTCGCTGCTCAAGCGGATCTTCCAGGCCCTGCCCTTCAAGGGGCCCGCGGTCTTCCTGCATACCTACGTGTTTCACCTGGGCTTTCTCGACGGCAAGGTCGGCCTGGACTACGCCGTGGCGCGCGCGATGTACTACTGGCAGATAGGCCTGAAATCGCGCGAAGTGCGCGCCGCGCGGAAGGCGGCCAATGAAGCGGCCCAGGCCGATCGCGTCTCTTCGGTTTCCCAATCCGCGCGCTGA
- a CDS encoding putative colanic acid biosynthesis acetyltransferase, which yields MDTLPSTPPALETFQRLNLFRLPAGFRGRNAVYVQLWWMVHSTLFRYSPQFAYGFRRWLLRLFGAEVGRKVLVRASARITYPWKVRIGDYSWIGDDVVLYSLGRIDIGSHAVVSQRSYLCAGDHDAAMPDFPIRGLPVIVEDGAWIATDVFVGPGVTVRKDAVVGARSSVFKDVPAGMICHGTPCRPIRPRTSAVRS from the coding sequence ATGGACACCCTCCCATCCACCCCCCCGGCCCTGGAAACCTTCCAGCGCCTCAATCTCTTCCGGCTGCCCGCCGGATTCCGGGGGCGCAACGCCGTCTATGTGCAGCTATGGTGGATGGTCCATTCCACGCTCTTCCGCTATTCCCCGCAATTCGCCTACGGCTTCCGGCGCTGGCTGCTGCGCCTGTTCGGCGCCGAGGTCGGCCGCAAGGTGCTGGTCCGCGCCAGCGCCCGCATCACCTATCCCTGGAAAGTGCGGATCGGCGACTACTCCTGGATCGGCGACGACGTCGTGCTGTACAGCCTGGGCCGCATCGACATCGGCAGCCACGCGGTGGTCTCGCAGCGCAGCTATCTCTGCGCCGGCGACCACGACGCGGCCATGCCCGACTTCCCCATCCGCGGCCTGCCGGTCATCGTCGAGGACGGCGCCTGGATCGCCACCGACGTCTTCGTCGGCCCCGGCGTGACGGTGCGCAAGGATGCCGTGGTGGGCGCGCGCAGTTCGGTCTTCAAGGACGTTCCGGCCGGCATGATCTGCCACGGCACGCCCTGCCGGCCCATCCGCCCCCGCACCTCCGCGGTCCGTTCATGA
- a CDS encoding glycosyltransferase WbuB, producing MKILILGINFAPELTGTGKYTGEMAAWLAARGHEVSVITAPPYYPQWQVHEGYRAGRYAGETWRGVRVSRAPLWVPRQPGGLKRLLHLASFALSSLPLLLRAAARRPDVVLVVEPPLFCAPAALAAARLCGARAWLHIQDYEVDAAFELGLLKGKRLRQAVGAMERWLMRRFDRVSTISQRMLALARAKGVDEARLMLVPNWIDVAAAARAGAAAAADAASGAGDAADYRRALGIPDDAIVAMYSGNMGRKQGLEILAQVGRVLRREPRVHFVFGGAGPQLEVLRQACADLPRVHFLPLQPAERLPALLACADVHLLPQRAGAADLVMPSKLTGMLASGRPVICGAAPGTELAAVVAHCGLVVPPENPRAMARALLTLLRDPERRRRLGEAAARYAHLHFHAETVLGRLEDALLQFDKRGPALRQPVP from the coding sequence ATGAAAATCCTGATTCTCGGCATCAACTTCGCGCCGGAACTGACCGGCACCGGCAAATACACCGGCGAAATGGCGGCCTGGCTGGCCGCCCGCGGCCATGAAGTCAGCGTCATCACCGCCCCGCCCTACTACCCGCAGTGGCAGGTCCACGAAGGCTACCGCGCCGGCCGCTACGCCGGCGAGACCTGGCGTGGCGTGCGCGTGTCGCGCGCGCCGCTGTGGGTGCCGCGCCAGCCCGGCGGCCTGAAGCGCCTGCTGCACCTGGCCTCCTTCGCGCTGAGCAGCCTGCCGCTGCTGTTGCGCGCCGCCGCCCGGCGGCCGGACGTGGTGCTGGTGGTCGAGCCGCCGCTGTTCTGCGCGCCCGCCGCGCTGGCGGCGGCGCGGCTGTGCGGCGCGCGCGCCTGGCTGCACATCCAGGACTACGAGGTCGACGCCGCTTTCGAGCTGGGCCTGCTCAAGGGCAAGCGCCTGCGCCAGGCCGTCGGCGCCATGGAGCGCTGGCTGATGCGCCGCTTCGACCGCGTCTCGACCATCTCGCAGCGCATGCTGGCGCTGGCGCGCGCCAAGGGCGTGGACGAAGCGCGCCTGATGCTGGTGCCAAACTGGATAGACGTCGCCGCGGCCGCGCGCGCCGGCGCGGCCGCGGCCGCCGATGCCGCCTCCGGCGCCGGCGATGCCGCGGACTACCGGCGCGCGCTGGGCATTCCGGACGACGCGATCGTGGCGATGTACTCGGGCAATATGGGCCGCAAGCAAGGGCTGGAGATCCTGGCCCAGGTCGGGCGCGTACTGCGCCGCGAACCCCGCGTGCATTTCGTCTTCGGCGGCGCCGGTCCGCAGCTCGAGGTCTTGCGGCAGGCATGCGCCGACCTGCCGCGCGTTCACTTCCTGCCCTTGCAGCCGGCCGAGCGGCTGCCCGCCCTGCTGGCCTGCGCCGACGTCCATTTGCTGCCGCAACGCGCCGGCGCCGCCGACCTGGTCATGCCGTCCAAGCTGACCGGCATGCTGGCCAGCGGGCGCCCCGTGATCTGCGGCGCGGCGCCCGGCACGGAGCTGGCGGCGGTCGTCGCCCACTGCGGCCTGGTGGTGCCGCCGGAAAATCCGCGCGCCATGGCGCGCGCGCTGCTGACGCTGCTGCGCGACCCCGAACGGCGCCGCCGCCTGGGCGAGGCCGCGGCGCGCTACGCGCACCTCCACTTCCATGCGGAGACCGTGCTGGGACGGCTGGAAGACGCCTTGCTCCAGTTCGACAAGCGCGGGCCCGCGCTACGGCAACCTGTGCCCTGA
- a CDS encoding response regulator transcription factor, producing the protein MTTVLIEEYAILRIAIQHILESARSPESVMSMTPQKLNEMSMSLVRPVELVVLGITGVADVDLHLLANVQAQLAPRYSLILYDSLDTRVMMEAARRGVCGFIAKNSTPEAITAAVHLVLAGGQCFPRPIVDAAQGSHHLAQRPYSPMRVLTPRQEEILRLLAKGRTMREISKEIGISVATVKSHARTLYWKLNARNQAEAAFIAVQQGLLGNAEEEAESPQ; encoded by the coding sequence ATGACTACCGTACTGATCGAGGAATACGCAATCCTGCGCATCGCCATCCAGCATATCCTGGAGTCGGCGCGCAGCCCCGAGAGCGTCATGTCCATGACGCCGCAAAAGCTCAATGAAATGTCGATGTCGCTGGTGCGGCCGGTGGAGCTGGTGGTGCTGGGCATCACCGGCGTCGCCGACGTCGACCTTCATCTGCTGGCGAACGTGCAGGCGCAACTGGCGCCACGCTATTCGCTGATTCTCTACGACTCGCTGGACACGCGCGTGATGATGGAAGCGGCGCGCCGCGGCGTGTGCGGCTTCATCGCCAAGAACTCCACGCCCGAGGCCATTACGGCGGCCGTGCATCTCGTGCTGGCGGGCGGGCAGTGCTTTCCACGCCCCATCGTCGACGCCGCGCAGGGTTCGCATCATTTGGCGCAGCGGCCCTATAGCCCGATGCGCGTGCTGACGCCGCGGCAGGAGGAAATCCTGCGCCTGCTGGCCAAGGGCCGCACCATGCGCGAAATCAGCAAGGAGATCGGTATATCGGTCGCGACGGTGAAGAGCCATGCGCGCACCTTGTACTGGAAGCTGAATGCGCGCAACCAGGCCGAGGCGGCTTTCATCGCGGTCCAGCAGGGGCTGCTGGGCAATGCGGAAGAAGAAGCGGAGTCGCCTCAATAA